The Cytobacillus sp. NJ13 sequence CGTTACCCTTGAATTGGGAGGTAAGAGTCCGTGCATCGTGCATGAAGATGCTAACGTGAAGCTTGCTGCTAAGAGAATTGCTTGGGGAAAGTATATTAATGCCGGCCAAACTTGTGTAGCTCCAGATTATATTTATGTTCACAGCAGGATTAAAGAAGAATTCCTGAAAGAATTAAAACAAGCCATACAGGAGCTTTATGGAGAACATCCGATTGCATCCGGCCATTTCACGAGAATCGTCAGTGAAAAACACTTCAGCCGTCTCACCAAATTTTTAACAAATGGCACCACTATTCACGGGGGCCGGCATGATTTAAATTCTTTAAGCATCGAACCAACCGTTCTCGGTAATATTACATGGGCTGATGAGGTCATGCAGGATGAAATATTTGGACCGATCCTGCCGGTGCTGGAATATGACGACTTGTCCGGGATGATTGCAGAGGTAACAGCACGCCCGAAACCTTTAGCGCTATATATCTTCACAGAAAGTGAGGGTGTCCAAAACCAGTTATTAAGCAGCATTTCCTTTGGAGGGGGATGCATTAATGATACTGTTTATCATCTTAGTTCACCATATCTGCCTTTCGGGGGAGTAGGAGAGAGCGGGATTGGCGCTTATCATGGAAAGGGAAGCTTTGATGTGTTTTCGCATGAAAAAAGCATACTGAAGCAAACCACCAGATTCGATTTGCCATTCCGATATCCGACTACAAAGGATGCATTGAAAAAAGTGAAGCTTTTTATAAAATAACAGTCTTCATGCAAGGCGGTTTTTTATGCATTATTTTTGGGCAGCTTTTTCCCTTTGTTTAAAGTCTCAATCGCAGCTTCCGTTTTTTTAGAAAGATTTTTCGTATAAGGGGATAAAGAAAAGGTGGGGAAGTCTATATTTTTTACTTTTTTAGTCAGCTTTTTCATTTCGATCAGCCCTTTAAATAGAATGTGTTTTTAAATT is a genomic window containing:
- a CDS encoding aldehyde dehydrogenase, which produces MENYADLIQKQRNFFTQGKTKDVTFRMEALGKLRSVIKQHEQELMDALKADLNKSEFDAYLTEIGILLEEIRYTLKHLKKWAKPRKVKSSIAQFGSKSYIYPEPYGVALIIAPWNYPFQLAIAPLIGAIAAGNCAILKPSELTPKTSALLSKMISNHFPQEYISVVEGDAETSTALLNEKVDYIFFTGSVPVGKIIMEAASRHLTPVTLELGGKSPCIVHEDANVKLAAKRIAWGKYINAGQTCVAPDYIYVHSRIKEEFLKELKQAIQELYGEHPIASGHFTRIVSEKHFSRLTKFLTNGTTIHGGRHDLNSLSIEPTVLGNITWADEVMQDEIFGPILPVLEYDDLSGMIAEVTARPKPLALYIFTESEGVQNQLLSSISFGGGCINDTVYHLSSPYLPFGGVGESGIGAYHGKGSFDVFSHEKSILKQTTRFDLPFRYPTTKDALKKVKLFIK